The window TGGTCGGCGTCGTCACAGTCCCAGCTCCTTCAGTACCGAAACCACGCGCTTGTCCTCGGCGTCGAGGAAGTCGCTGAACTTCTTTCCGGTCAGGAAGGCGTCGTCCCAGCCGTTCTGCTCCATGGACTTCCGCCACTCGGGGGAGTCGTGCAGCTCCTCGACGAGGCGTACGAGCTTGTCGCGCTCGGCGTCCGACAGGCCCGGTGGGGCGACGATTCCCCGCCAGTTGGTGAAGTCGACGTCGTAGCCGGACTCCTTGAGGGTGGGCGCGTCCAACTCGTCGACCCGCTCAGGTCCCGTGACCGCCAGGACTCGCAGTTCGCCCGCCTTGATCTGGTCGAGGTACTCGCCGACGCCGGACACCCCGAAGGCGACCTTGTTGCCGAGGATCGAGGCGAGCAGCTCGCCACCGCCGTCGAAGGGCACGTAGTTGACGTCCTTCGGGGCGATGTCCGCGGCGCGCGCCATCAGCATGGGCGCGAGGTGATCGGGCCCGCCGGGCGAGGAACCGCCGCCCACCGGAAGCTTGCCGGGATTCTTCTTCCAGGCGCCGATGAGCTCGTCGATCGTCTTGTACGGGGAGTCCTTGCCGACCACGACGACGTCCTGCTCCTCGGTGAGCCGGGCGATCGGGGTGGTGTCGGCGAGTGTCTTGGGCGCGTCGTTGGAGCGGACGGCGCCCACGACACCGAGACCCATCGACATGGCGAGCTTGCCGTTGCCGTGCTCGCTCACCAGTCGGCTGAGCCCGACGGTGCCGCCGGCGCCCGGCAGGTTGAACACCTCGATGTTGTGCGTGAGTTCGGCGTCCTCGGCGTTCTTCGCGGCGGTGCGGGCCGTGATGTCGTAACCGCCGCCGGGCGTGTTCGGAACCATGAAGCGCAGGCCCGGGATCTGCGTGCCGGTCGCGGAGTCGCTGCCGGACGTGAGCAGCGGAGGACCCACGAGCACGAGTACGGCGGCCCCGAGCAGGGCGAGGGGAGTGCGCAGGCGCACGAGTTCCACCACCTGTCGATACGTCGATGAGGTACGGGGAGAGGAGCAGGAGATGCGGGAAACGCGGGAGGGGGGCCGCGGAGCAGGGGGATGGAGTACGGGGAGGGGCACGGGGTGTACGGGGAGCCCCGGGGGACGGGGTGACGTGGGCCACATGTTGCCCGGCCGCTCCCTGCCTGTCTCTCTTCCGGAACCAACGGAGGTTGTGGTCTTTGTGTCACCTGCCGCGTCCGTCGGCCGTCCGCCGCTCGGCTCTCGTCCCCGGCGGCCAGCCGTCCGCCCTTCATCACCCGCCGGCTGTCACAGCGACCCACGAGCAGTCGTCGATCACCGGGCCCGCCCCGCATCTCCCGTTCCCGTTCCTGTCTCTTCTCTTTTCCAGGCCGCGGGCGGGGGCCATGATGGTGCGACCCGGCGGCTGAGCCGAGCTACGCCGTGTCAGCACGAGAGATTGAGTCCGCCGTGGTCGCCGCCTTCCGCCGTCAGACCCTCGCGGGCGAGATGCTGGTGCTGCAGCTCGCCATCGTCGTCGTGGTGCTCCTGGCCGTCGCCGCGGTCTCCCTCGCGCAGTCGGAGGCGACCTTCAACCGCGTCGAGGGCCGCCGGGTCAGCGCGCTCGCCGAGCAGCTGGCCGCCAACCCCCTGACCCGCAGCCAGCTCGTGCGACCTGCGCCGCAGGAAGCGCTCGCCCCGCTGGTGAACTCCACCCAGACACAGTCCGGGGTCACCTCGGTGACGGTGGCCGACGCCGACGGCCGGATCGTCAGTTCCACCGACCCCACGGCGATCGGTGACCCGCTGCCGCTCGGAGAGGGCGCCGCCGAGGGCCGGGGCTGGACCGGCTCACTGACGCTGGACGGCAGCCGTGAACTCGTGGCCCAGGTGCCCGTGCTCGGCGCGACACAGGAGAACCTCGGGCAGCACCTGGGCACGGTGATGATCGGCGAGGCGGACCCGACGGTGTGGCAGCGCCTGAGCGGGGCGTCCTCGTACCTCCTCGCCTATCTGGGCATAGCCAGCGGGCTCGGACTGGTCGGCTCCTGGCTGCTGGCCAGGCGCGTCAAACGGCAGACCCTGGGCCTGGAGCCGCGCGAGATCGCCGGACTGGCCGAGCACCGCGAGGCGATGCTGTACGGGATCGCCGAGGGGGTGATCGCCCTGGACCCTCAGCACCGGCTCACCCTGGCCAACGACATGGGCCGGCGTCTGCTCGACCTCCCCGCGGACTGCGTGGGCCGCAGTCTTGCCGAACTCGGCATCGAGGGACGGTTGCGGGACGTCCTGGCGGGGGACCGGAGCGGCGCGGCGGGCGAGCGCGACGAGGTCGTCGTCCGGCACGGCCGCGTACTGGTGATGAACCGGATGACCGTCGCCAAGGACGGCCGCCCGCTCGGCTCGGTCACCACCCTGCGGGACCGCACCGAACTGGCCCGGCTGGAACGGGAGATCGGATCCTTCCGCAGCTCCTCCGAACTGCTGCGCGCGCAGGCGCACGAGTTCGCCAACCAGCTGCACACCATCTCGGGGCTGATCCAGATCGGCGAACAGGACGAAGTCGTGCGCTACATCAGGGCGTTGAACCAGCGCCGCCAGTCGCTGGACGTCACGCTCAGCCGCCGCGTCCGCGACACCGCCGTCGCCGCCCTTCTCATGGCCAAGTCCTCCCTCGCGGCCGAACGGAAGGTCAGCCTGCGGATCTCCGACGGGACCGCACTCGACCGGCTCACCCCGGAGGACGCCGCCGACGTGGCGACCGTGGTCGGCAACCTCGTCGACAACGCCGTGGACGCCGCGTCCGTCGCGGCCGCCGCCCGCGAACCCGACGGCCACGAGGCCTGGGTGGAGGTCGAACTGAGGCAGGACGCCTCCAGCGTGGAGATCGTGGTCCGCGACTCGGGTCCCGGCGTCGCGCCCGAACTCGCCCGGGAGGTGTTCTCGCACGGCTTCACCACCAAGGCCGCCCAGGAGGGCGAGCGCGGCATCGGCCTGGCGCTCACCCGTCTGGTCTGCGAACGTCACGGTGGTGAGATCTCGGTGACCAACACCCCCGACGGGGCCATGTTCACCGCACGCATGACCGTCAGCCACCTCACCGACGCGGTGGCGGAAGGAGCGACACGATGAACGGAGCGCCCGGGCCCGGTTCGGCCGCCACCACGGCGGGGGCCACCGACGCGACCACCGCCGCTGCCCGGGCCGTCGCGGACCGTAGGGCCGATGGTGTCGGCACGGCCGCCGCGGTCCGTTCCGCCGGCGCGGCCGAGGCCTCCGAGACGGCCGGCACGATCGACGTGCTGGTGGTCGACGACGACTTCATGGTGGCCCGGGTCCACCGGACCTTCGTCGAACGCGTCGAGCCGTTCCGCGTCGTAGGTGTCGCCAGTACGGGTGAGCAGGCCGCGCGCGCCGTCGACGAGCTGCACCCGGACCTCGTGCTGCTCGACCTGTACCTGCCGGACTTCTTCGGCCTGGACGTCATCCCCCGGCTGCGAACCGCGGGCCACGACTGCGACGTCATGGTCATCAGCGCGGCACGGGAGGCCGACACGGTGCGCGGAGCCGTCCGCCACGGCGTCGTCGACTACCTCCTCAAACCGTTCGAGTTCGAGGACCTGCGGGCCAGGCTGGAGCGCTACGCCGTCCAGCGCGGCCGCCTGCTCGCGACCGTCGTGCACGGCCAGGCCGATGTCGACAGGGTGCTGGCGGGAGCGGCCGTGCCCGCGACGAACGTCAGTACGTTGCCCAAGGGCATGAGCGTGGAGACGGCCGCGCTGATAAAGCGGACGCTCCGTACCGCCCAGGGCACACTGTCCGCCGCCGAGTGCGCGACGCTGGCCGGCGTCTCCCGCGTCAGCGCCCGCCGCTACCTGGAGCACTTCCACACCACCGGCAGCGCCGACGTGTCCCTGCGCTACGGCGCGGCGGGGCGCCCCGAGCGCCGCTACCGGCTGCTGTGATCGCTGCGGTCGCCGTACGGACCGGATGCAGGGCTACAGCTCGGACTCGCCCCACCGGCTGACGATCACGTCGTCGCCGACCGACAACTTGCCGGTGCGCAGGACCGCGAACTTCGCGCCGAACGCGACTCCGCCCTCAGCCGCCCGGCGGTATCCGGCGAGGGTGCGCAGTGGTTCAGGACCCGCTCTGCCACCTGACCGCTGGTCGACCACGGTCACGGCACAGCGGATGGCGAGCTTCGCGTACCCCAGTTCCGCCCCGCCGATGGCGATGCGGTGGGCGCGGTCCTCGGTGTGCGGTTCGTCCCAGCCGTCGATCACGATGTTCGGGCGGAAGCGGTCCATGGACAACAGGTGCGCGCCGCGTTCGGCCAGCTTGCGGTGCAGCAGATCCAGAGTGGAGCGCGACAGCACGTGCAGCGCGGAGCTGTCGGCGTAGCCGGAGGTGCCCGGTGTCCGCCCACCGGTCACCCGGTCGTGTTCCTGCGGTACACGCACGAGTCTGCTGGGGCTGCCGAGCAGGTCCGAGAGCCAGACGGCCGCCGTGTCGCCCTGGTCGATCCCCTGGTACGCGGTTCCGAAGAGGTCGACCGGTCGCCGGGCGCCGACGGTGTCCACCTCGACGTCCACGGGCTCGCGGCCGGGCGCACGAAGCCTGAGACGGTACCCGTCGCCGGTGATCTCGGGCCGGACGACGGCCAGCAGCGGATCGCGCCGCTGGGTGCGGTACACACCCTCTTCGCTGACGACCATGAAGCTCCGGTCGTGCGCCAGACCGGCGGGCGTCACCAGCGCCTCGCTCGCCGATGTCCCGGCGCAACCCTTGACGGGGTAGTACGTCAACTCGACGACGTTGGCCATGCGTTGTCCTGCTTCCCGTTCATCCCGCTGCGTCCGATGACATGCCCCCACCCGCCGACGTCGAGCCGTGCCCCCCGGCCGTAGGCCCGCCACCGACCCATCCCGCCGTCACGTCACGACATCGTCGGTTTCGCCTCCGGAGCGGCCGACGCGAGTACGGCTCTCACCGCGCAGCCGATCCTGCCATCGTGCCCCGCCGACAGGGCTCCCTTCAACGGAATGCGGTGGTCTTCAGAGGCACCCCTCCCGGTCTGCCGGAGCCCGACGCCCAGACACCGACTTCTGGCGTTCCCTCCTCCGGTGCCTTTGGCGCACGCCACTTCCCTCCGGGATGCTTGATTGTGCTTGAAATCTCGCTATATCTTGCAAGAGTAATCATTCTGCAGGGTGATCATCCCATCGGGAGGGTTCGGCGTGAGTCATGTCGAGAACGAACTGGCGGCCCAGCCCGCATGCTGGATCCGGGCCGCCGACGAGGCAGCGGGGCATGCGTCCGTGCTGCCCGCCGCGGGGGAGCGTGTCGCTCTGGTCGGGTGCGGCACCTCGTGGTTCATGGGGCAGGCCGCCGCGGCCCTGCGTGAACAGGCGGGACAGGGCGAGACGGACGCCTTCGCCGCCTCCGAGTTCCCCCACGGCCGCGCGTACGACCGGGTGATCGCCCTGACCCGCTCCGGCACCACCACCGAGGTCCTCGACCTGCTCGACCGGCTGAAGGGGCGCACGCGCACGGTCGCGATCACCGCGGATCCTCGAACTCCCGTGATGCAGGCGGCCGATGACGTCGTCGTACTCGACTACGCCGACGAGCGGTCCGTCGTGCAGACACGGTTCGCGACCACCGCTCTGACCCTGCTGCGCGCACACCTCGGCCTGCACACCGACGCCGTCGTCACCGACGCCCGCACCGCGCTGGCCGAGCCGCCGCCCGAAGGGCTCGTCGACTGCACGCAGTTCACGTTTCTGGGGCACGGCTGGAGCGTCGGTCTCGCGAACGAGGCCGGGCTCAAGATGCGCGAGGCCTCCCTGGCCTGGACCGAGGCCTATCCGGCGATGGAGTACCGCCACGGCCCGATCAGTGTCACCACCGCAGGCACCGCGACCTGGATGCTGGGTGAGGCACCCGACGGGCTGGCCCAACAGGTTCGCGACACGGGGGCGTTGTGGGTCGAAGGCGGACTCGACCCGCTCGCCGAACTCGTCCGCGCCCAGCGACTCGCCGTGGCCGTCGCCGCAGCCCGGGGCCTGGACCCCGACGAGCCCCGCCACCTCACTCGCTCGGTCATTCTCACCACGCCCTGAAGGGACGGTTCATGCCCCTCGTAGCAGCCGGCGAACTGGTCGCCCGGGCGGCCGCCGCGCGGACCGCCGTCGCCGCCTTCAACGTCATCACGCTGGAACACGTCGAGGCCGTCGTCGCCGGCGCCGAGGCGGCGAACGCCCCCGTCATCCTGCAGATCAGCGAGAACGCCGTGAAGTTCCGCTGCGGACGGCTCCTCCCGCTGGCCCGTGCCGCGACCGCCGCGGCCGAACACGCGGCCGTCCCCGTCGCGTTGCACCTGGACCACGTCCAGAGCGACGAGCTGCTCCGACAGGCGACAGACGCCGGATTCAGCTCCGTCATGTACGACGCCGCCCGTCTTCCCTACGCCGAGAACCTGGCCGCGACACGGGCCGCCGTGGACTGGGCCCACGCCCAAGGTCTGTGGATCGAGGCCGAGTTGGGCGAGGTCGGGGGCAAGACCGGGCAAGCGCCGCTGGGCGCCCACGCGGCCGGCGCCCGTACCGACCCGGCCGAGGCGCGCGCCTTCGTCGCCGACGCGGGCGTCGACGCTCTGGCCGTGGCGATCGGCAGCACGCACGCCATGACCACGCGCACCGCCACCCTCGACCACGACCTGCTCAAGCGTCTCGACGCCGCTCTCGACGTCCCGCTCGTGCTGCACGGCTCGTCCGGCGTCCCGGACGCCGAACTGCGGGCGGCCGTCGCGGGCGGCATCACCAAGGTGAACGTGGGCACCGCCCTCAACATCGCGATGACCGACGCGATCAGGGAGTTTTTGACCGCGCACCCCGAGGCGGTCGACTCGCGCAAGTACCTCGTCGTGGCGCGGCAGGCGATGGTCAGGGCGGTGGCACGGATCATCGGGGTGCTAGACGCTCGCTGACGTGCCTGTCGCCGTGCCCGCTGACGCGTCCGAGGCCATGTCGACGAGCTTCTCGAAGAGGAACTCGTGCTTGAGGAACGACACGTCGTACTCGGACCCCGGGTACGGCGGGATCAGCTGGGCCGCCTGGAACAGCCGCCAGCCGTCCCGCAGCGCGTCCACGCCCGACCCGTAAGGGGGTTCGTCGTTGTCACCGGTCGTGGGCGACGTGCGGCCCGTGCCGTCGTACACCGACCAGCCGACGACCTCGGAGTCCAGCGCCGACGTACCCAGATAGAGGACCAGCACCTGCTGACGCACAGTCATACGGCTTCCTCCTGCGGGCGGTTGGAGACACGGGTGACCCAGTGTTCGAGATCGAAGGACGCGTCGCCGGTGAGCGAGCGCCACAGCAGTACGCGGTTGTAGAGCTCCAGACGGCCGGTTGCGGGTTCGTACCACGGGAACGTCGTCGCGAGTTCCTCGGCCACCCGCGGGTCGGCGAGGTCCGAGGTGTCCCACAGGCGTCGCTGGCGTACGGCCGGGTTGAAGCGGATCTTGAACATGTAGCGCACCACGTCGCTGTCGTTGCGCCGCCCGCCGTGCCAGAGTCCGTGGTGCAGAAACACCACGGTGCCAGCCGGGCAGACGAGCCGGGACTGGCCGAGCAGGTTCTGGTAGCGGCCCGTGTCCGACTCATTCGTGCGCCGCAGGTGGCTGCCGGGCACGCTGAGGGTGCCGCCCATGTCCAGGGTCACGTCCTGCGGGTAGTACATCAGCTGGACGTCGAAGGCGTCCGTGCGGACGTCGATGATCGCGTCACCGTGCAGTGGCTGCGCCGCCCCCTCGTGGGGCTCGCGGACGTGCACGGCGTGGTGGTCGACGCGCGGGCCCGGACCGACGAGGCTGCGCAGGGCGCCCGCCACGGCCGGGACGCCGAGCAGGCGCCGTACGAAGGAGCCCTCGGGGTAGGCGTCCGCCACCGTGCTGCCGTACGGCACGGCGGGCACGCCGCGCCCCAGGATGCCGATCGCCTCGGCGTTCATCGCGGCCGGGACCACCGCGTCCAGGCGCAGCGAGCCGTGGGCCACGAAGCGGGCCATCCGCACCGAGTCCAGAAGGGGAGGCCGTTCGGGATGCGCCGGAGGATGCTCGGGATGCGTCATGGACCGACCGTACGGAGCCGGGCCGGTCCTTCGCGTTGGCCCGTTTCACCACCGCTGGTAGTTTTTCACCATGCGGGTCACGCGCATCCACCTGGGCGAACCGCCCGTCGTCGCCAACGCGGGCGTCGGCGTGCACGGTGTCGCGAGCCGCACGGATGTCTTCCGGTTGCCGGAGCTGTGGCAGTTGCACCTGTACCAGTACGAGGCCGAGCTGACCGTGGACGGCACACCGCACCTCATCCGGCCCGGCCGGATCAGCCTCGTGCCGCCCGGCGCAACGGTTCGCTACCGCTACCAGGGCCGCTCGGAGCACCTGTACGCACACCTGCGCATCGCCCCCGCCGGGGCACCGCGCGCCGTGCCCGTACTGCAGGACGCGGGACCCGAACTCCCCATGCTGACCGGGCTGTTGCTTCAGGCGGTCGCCTCCGCGCCGAGCGCTCCGGAACGCACCCGGGCCGAGATCTGGACCGCGCTGTGGCGCATCGCCGACCTCGCCCCGGCCGCCGAACGCCCCGGCCCGCATCCGGCCGTCACCGCGGCGATCGCCCACGTCGAGGCGAACCTCGCCGCCCCTCTCACGGTGCCCGCCGTGGCCCGGGCCGCGGGCGTCTCGCACAACCACCTGACCCGGCTCTTCCGCGCCACCACGGGTGGCACGGTCGTGGCGTACATCCGCCGCCGCAGACTCGACCGCGCCCGGCACCTCCTGCGTGCCTCGACCCTGTCCATCCCGGCGGTCGCCGCGTCGGTCGGCATCCCCGATCTGCAGGCCTTCAACAAGGCCTGCAGGCGTGAACTCGGCGCCTCGCCACGAGCGCTGCGCGGCGAGACCGGCACAGCCTGAGCGCTGCCTGCCCGGCGCGCCCGCCCCTGCCCCTGCCCGCGCCTGCCCTCAAGGCGCCTGTCCCGTCCCGCCCTCTGCACGATTCCGGTACGGACCTCAGGACTGCTTGACGGCCTTGAGGACCACGAACTTCGCGTCGCTCGCGATCAGTTCACTGTTGCCGAAGAGACGCCGAAGCTTCACGTGGTAGCCGAGATGACGGTTGCCGACCACCCACAGCTCGCCGCCCGGCCGCAGCGCGCGGCGCGCCCCGGTGAACATCCGCCACGCCGTCGCGTCGGTCGTCGCCTGGTGCGAGTGGAAGGGCGGGTTGGTCAGCACCAGGTCGACGCTCTCCTCCGGGACGCTGTCCAAGGCGTCGTCCACGCGGAACTCCGCCTTGCCGTGATCCACGGTGTCGTCGGTGTTCGCCCGGTACGTCGCCTCCGCAGAGGCGACCGCCTGGTACGACTCGTCCACGAACAGCACCTCGGCCTCCGGATACGCCAGCGCCGCCGCCGTACCGACCACGCCGTTGCCGCAGCCCAGGTCCACGACCCGCCCGGCACTCCGCTCGTACGGCAGATGCCGGAGGAAGAACCTGGTGCCGATGTCGAGGCGCTCCGCGCAGAAGACGCCCGCCTCGTTGACGACGGTACGGCCGGAGACAGGACCGATGCCCTCGGGCAGCGTGTAGCTGAGCGGCCAGGGGTTCGCCGGCCTCACGAGCCCGGGGCTCGGCGTGCAGAAGATGAGCCGGGCCTTCTTCTCGGCCAGTGACGTCCGGGTCGGACCGAGGATCCGCTCGAACAGCTTGAGCGTCGAGGTGTGGATCTCCTTGACCATGCCGGAGCCGA of the Streptomyces aurantiacus genome contains:
- a CDS encoding phytanoyl-CoA dioxygenase family protein, translated to MTHPEHPPAHPERPPLLDSVRMARFVAHGSLRLDAVVPAAMNAEAIGILGRGVPAVPYGSTVADAYPEGSFVRRLLGVPAVAGALRSLVGPGPRVDHHAVHVREPHEGAAQPLHGDAIIDVRTDAFDVQLMYYPQDVTLDMGGTLSVPGSHLRRTNESDTGRYQNLLGQSRLVCPAGTVVFLHHGLWHGGRRNDSDVVRYMFKIRFNPAVRQRRLWDTSDLADPRVAEELATTFPWYEPATGRLELYNRVLLWRSLTGDASFDLEHWVTRVSNRPQEEAV
- a CDS encoding response regulator: MNGAPGPGSAATTAGATDATTAAARAVADRRADGVGTAAAVRSAGAAEASETAGTIDVLVVDDDFMVARVHRTFVERVEPFRVVGVASTGEQAARAVDELHPDLVLLDLYLPDFFGLDVIPRLRTAGHDCDVMVISAAREADTVRGAVRHGVVDYLLKPFEFEDLRARLERYAVQRGRLLATVVHGQADVDRVLAGAAVPATNVSTLPKGMSVETAALIKRTLRTAQGTLSAAECATLAGVSRVSARRYLEHFHTTGSADVSLRYGAAGRPERRYRLL
- a CDS encoding MOSC domain-containing protein, with the protein product MANVVELTYYPVKGCAGTSASEALVTPAGLAHDRSFMVVSEEGVYRTQRRDPLLAVVRPEITGDGYRLRLRAPGREPVDVEVDTVGARRPVDLFGTAYQGIDQGDTAAVWLSDLLGSPSRLVRVPQEHDRVTGGRTPGTSGYADSSALHVLSRSTLDLLHRKLAERGAHLLSMDRFRPNIVIDGWDEPHTEDRAHRIAIGGAELGYAKLAIRCAVTVVDQRSGGRAGPEPLRTLAGYRRAAEGGVAFGAKFAVLRTGKLSVGDDVIVSRWGESEL
- a CDS encoding class II fructose-bisphosphate aldolase, which codes for MPLVAAGELVARAAAARTAVAAFNVITLEHVEAVVAGAEAANAPVILQISENAVKFRCGRLLPLARAATAAAEHAAVPVALHLDHVQSDELLRQATDAGFSSVMYDAARLPYAENLAATRAAVDWAHAQGLWIEAELGEVGGKTGQAPLGAHAAGARTDPAEARAFVADAGVDALAVAIGSTHAMTTRTATLDHDLLKRLDAALDVPLVLHGSSGVPDAELRAAVAGGITKVNVGTALNIAMTDAIREFLTAHPEAVDSRKYLVVARQAMVRAVARIIGVLDAR
- a CDS encoding AraC family transcriptional regulator, whose protein sequence is MRVTRIHLGEPPVVANAGVGVHGVASRTDVFRLPELWQLHLYQYEAELTVDGTPHLIRPGRISLVPPGATVRYRYQGRSEHLYAHLRIAPAGAPRAVPVLQDAGPELPMLTGLLLQAVASAPSAPERTRAEIWTALWRIADLAPAAERPGPHPAVTAAIAHVEANLAAPLTVPAVARAAGVSHNHLTRLFRATTGGTVVAYIRRRRLDRARHLLRASTLSIPAVAASVGIPDLQAFNKACRRELGASPRALRGETGTA
- a CDS encoding methyltransferase, whose protein sequence is MTDRMTTPSAELMLARFPEDTRDQLRAWDASDEYLLRHLADSGQALDGTVVVVGDRWGALTTALRAHGPVQVTDSFLTREATRANLVRNGADEDSVRLLTTQDAPPERVDVLLVRVPKSLALLEDQLLRLAPAVHEGTVVVGSGMVKEIHTSTLKLFERILGPTRTSLAEKKARLIFCTPSPGLVRPANPWPLSYTLPEGIGPVSGRTVVNEAGVFCAERLDIGTRFFLRHLPYERSAGRVVDLGCGNGVVGTAAALAYPEAEVLFVDESYQAVASAEATYRANTDDTVDHGKAEFRVDDALDSVPEESVDLVLTNPPFHSHQATTDATAWRMFTGARRALRPGGELWVVGNRHLGYHVKLRRLFGNSELIASDAKFVVLKAVKQS
- a CDS encoding sensor histidine kinase, coding for MVAAFRRQTLAGEMLVLQLAIVVVVLLAVAAVSLAQSEATFNRVEGRRVSALAEQLAANPLTRSQLVRPAPQEALAPLVNSTQTQSGVTSVTVADADGRIVSSTDPTAIGDPLPLGEGAAEGRGWTGSLTLDGSRELVAQVPVLGATQENLGQHLGTVMIGEADPTVWQRLSGASSYLLAYLGIASGLGLVGSWLLARRVKRQTLGLEPREIAGLAEHREAMLYGIAEGVIALDPQHRLTLANDMGRRLLDLPADCVGRSLAELGIEGRLRDVLAGDRSGAAGERDEVVVRHGRVLVMNRMTVAKDGRPLGSVTTLRDRTELARLEREIGSFRSSSELLRAQAHEFANQLHTISGLIQIGEQDEVVRYIRALNQRRQSLDVTLSRRVRDTAVAALLMAKSSLAAERKVSLRISDGTALDRLTPEDAADVATVVGNLVDNAVDAASVAAAAREPDGHEAWVEVELRQDASSVEIVVRDSGPGVAPELAREVFSHGFTTKAAQEGERGIGLALTRLVCERHGGEISVTNTPDGAMFTARMTVSHLTDAVAEGATR
- a CDS encoding Bug family tripartite tricarboxylate transporter substrate binding protein; protein product: MRLRTPLALLGAAVLVLVGPPLLTSGSDSATGTQIPGLRFMVPNTPGGGYDITARTAAKNAEDAELTHNIEVFNLPGAGGTVGLSRLVSEHGNGKLAMSMGLGVVGAVRSNDAPKTLADTTPIARLTEEQDVVVVGKDSPYKTIDELIGAWKKNPGKLPVGGGSSPGGPDHLAPMLMARAADIAPKDVNYVPFDGGGELLASILGNKVAFGVSGVGEYLDQIKAGELRVLAVTGPERVDELDAPTLKESGYDVDFTNWRGIVAPPGLSDAERDKLVRLVEELHDSPEWRKSMEQNGWDDAFLTGKKFSDFLDAEDKRVVSVLKELGL
- a CDS encoding SIS domain-containing protein, coding for MSHVENELAAQPACWIRAADEAAGHASVLPAAGERVALVGCGTSWFMGQAAAALREQAGQGETDAFAASEFPHGRAYDRVIALTRSGTTTEVLDLLDRLKGRTRTVAITADPRTPVMQAADDVVVLDYADERSVVQTRFATTALTLLRAHLGLHTDAVVTDARTALAEPPPEGLVDCTQFTFLGHGWSVGLANEAGLKMREASLAWTEAYPAMEYRHGPISVTTAGTATWMLGEAPDGLAQQVRDTGALWVEGGLDPLAELVRAQRLAVAVAAARGLDPDEPRHLTRSVILTTP